Proteins from one Corynebacterium epidermidicanis genomic window:
- the mycP gene encoding type VII secretion-associated serine protease mycosin: MRGRLGSIAWIGLLIGLSPTAAPAQEVADNCPSVVPASEQPVPHLDQPQQLEAVHQFATGAGIRVAVIDTGVSNHPRLGGVEDGGDFVDKASAHRDCDAHGTIVAGVIAARPGPDTVVGVAPDAQVVSIRQTSALSRRNDRDANSLATLVAAINRAVELRADVINISVVSCVPRQAAGSLNTSSLAAALARAEDAGAVVVAAAGNTGNSCDADSIVFPAHSPTVLAVSASKSTHELAEYSVAPPSAPISAPGTVDLALDPRSTGLATGVSGSQGPTSFTGTSFAAPFVAGVAALIKQRYPDESPAQVRERIRAAASPGTGAVDPLWAVAYLPADSARNHPVALKVPGPSSRLSEHRAQVVLATLLAGGVLGSVLLSVARTLRR, encoded by the coding sequence ATGCGCGGCAGACTCGGATCGATTGCATGGATTGGTCTCCTAATTGGGCTCTCGCCAACTGCCGCACCTGCCCAGGAGGTTGCGGACAACTGTCCCTCAGTTGTACCTGCCTCTGAGCAACCTGTCCCGCACCTCGATCAACCTCAGCAGCTCGAGGCAGTGCATCAATTTGCAACCGGTGCCGGAATTCGCGTCGCGGTAATCGATACTGGCGTTTCGAACCATCCGCGGTTAGGTGGGGTCGAGGATGGCGGGGATTTCGTCGATAAGGCTAGCGCCCACCGAGATTGCGATGCTCACGGCACGATCGTCGCGGGTGTGATCGCGGCGCGCCCGGGCCCGGACACGGTCGTAGGAGTGGCACCGGATGCTCAGGTGGTTTCAATTCGCCAGACTTCGGCGTTGTCGCGAAGAAACGACCGGGATGCCAACTCATTGGCTACCCTCGTAGCGGCGATCAACCGGGCGGTCGAACTGCGCGCGGACGTGATCAATATTTCCGTGGTGTCCTGCGTGCCTCGGCAAGCCGCGGGGTCGCTGAATACCTCCAGTCTCGCCGCGGCGTTGGCACGCGCCGAGGATGCTGGTGCGGTCGTGGTGGCAGCAGCGGGCAATACTGGGAATTCTTGCGACGCTGACTCGATAGTGTTTCCGGCTCATTCGCCGACGGTCTTAGCTGTGTCGGCGAGCAAATCAACGCATGAACTTGCTGAATATTCAGTCGCACCGCCCAGCGCACCAATCTCGGCCCCGGGCACGGTCGATCTCGCCCTCGATCCGCGGTCAACGGGGCTAGCCACCGGAGTTTCTGGTTCGCAGGGACCAACCAGTTTCACCGGTACGAGCTTTGCAGCTCCCTTCGTTGCCGGGGTTGCGGCCCTAATCAAGCAGCGCTACCCAGATGAGTCGCCGGCACAAGTGCGCGAGAGGATCCGAGCGGCCGCCTCGCCAGGTACCGGCGCGGTAGATCCACTGTGGGCGGTAGCTTATCTGCCTGCAGATTCAGCCCGCAATCATCCAGTTGCTCTGAAAGTCCCGGGACCTTCCTCGCGGCTAAGCGAGCACCGGGCACAGGTTGTGCTCGCTACCCTTTTGGCTGGTGGGGTGTTAGGCAGTGTGCTGCTAAGCGTCGCGCGAACGCTGCGTCGATAA
- the eccB gene encoding type VII secretion protein EccB yields MRRVEHGVVLGDIRMISDPLGARRRATLFGLLAVVIIGIGSGAMAMFRPAIDPGDAPIIAAESGALYVQIKGKEGPTAHPVANMASARLIAGAPENPARASDQLLAEIPRGVPVGIKEAPGIIAPAPHPLLHWGVCHHGKTTMVRADTEPIPLLADGDGIIAEANGHQWLVTRNGRTMLPPPDEPLGRSLRRRLHIDPKHPVWRPDAEVLSAAFEHPPFHVPEGALRVYDAEGDYWLERPDGITHLTPTQYDILRDSGATTHHIARKELTSFPTSNAPIHLPTTELRWIDFSTVCVTSAEGTVATMPTELTGGVALSGKSAATIFSGLPAGSVGVDTGYGYGIVSEYGVFHRVSTPKDAAALGIEGSPSAPWRILRLLPEGSELSRAQALKPLY; encoded by the coding sequence ATGCGACGTGTCGAGCACGGTGTGGTGCTGGGCGACATCCGCATGATTTCGGACCCATTGGGTGCACGCAGGCGGGCTACGCTGTTCGGACTTCTTGCCGTTGTCATCATCGGCATCGGCTCCGGAGCTATGGCGATGTTTCGACCGGCCATCGACCCAGGAGATGCTCCAATAATCGCGGCCGAATCGGGCGCACTATACGTGCAGATTAAAGGGAAAGAAGGTCCGACTGCGCATCCCGTCGCAAATATGGCTTCTGCCCGGTTGATCGCGGGTGCCCCGGAAAACCCAGCTCGGGCCTCCGATCAGCTTCTCGCGGAGATCCCTCGTGGGGTGCCGGTGGGAATCAAGGAGGCGCCTGGAATCATCGCCCCAGCGCCTCATCCGCTGCTGCATTGGGGTGTGTGCCACCACGGGAAGACGACGATGGTCCGTGCAGACACTGAGCCCATCCCGCTACTTGCCGACGGTGACGGAATCATTGCCGAGGCCAATGGCCATCAGTGGCTGGTCACGCGAAACGGACGTACCATGTTGCCCCCTCCAGATGAGCCGTTGGGTCGTTCACTTCGGCGCCGGCTGCACATCGATCCAAAGCACCCGGTGTGGCGGCCCGACGCCGAAGTGCTCTCTGCGGCGTTTGAACACCCTCCTTTTCATGTGCCGGAAGGCGCGTTACGCGTGTATGACGCGGAAGGGGACTATTGGCTGGAACGCCCAGACGGGATTACACATCTCACCCCAACCCAATACGACATCCTTCGAGACTCCGGTGCCACCACTCACCACATTGCCCGCAAGGAACTAACAAGCTTTCCGACGAGCAACGCACCCATACATTTGCCCACCACCGAACTTCGCTGGATTGATTTCTCGACTGTGTGCGTCACCTCGGCGGAAGGGACGGTGGCAACGATGCCAACAGAGCTGACTGGCGGGGTCGCGCTATCTGGGAAGTCGGCTGCCACCATCTTTTCTGGCCTGCCAGCAGGAAGCGTAGGAGTAGACACCGGATATGGCTACGGAATCGTGTCGGAGTATGGGGTTTTTCACCGGGTAAGCACCCCGAAAGATGCCGCGGCCTTGGGGATAGAAGGCTCGCCGTCGGCACCCTGGCGCATCCTGAGGTTGCTCCCCGAGGGAAGCGAGCTCAGCCGAGCTCAGGCACTCAAGCCACTGTACTAG
- a CDS encoding type VII secretion-associated protein: MEKITITVLDTATVFDGPEHIYRYDLPGSGIVSGWALTAVSDQIKTIAGDHWPDIEVVISGEDPAVEMLTRTLLNKGLAAYPAEAIAQAEAPVEITRPTKGRNRTRSWRPSLFHAAIAVVIISVIGVSWWGLEAESTPQQKATSMPQSHDGLDSSQKSLSAVPAKPAENHGAAGAAGAAGKIVEHDRIRVQLPSDFTMAPREDGKLVAVGRDPNLRILIAVDPIYGVSPEAVRREVELMVSRDPALSPLASENLRGQTQTIDYHEDPGDGSNVRWVSWVEQEHQFSVGCHSRFEITVPHRATCRMAVDSVGLKN; the protein is encoded by the coding sequence ATGGAGAAGATTACGATCACCGTGCTGGATACCGCCACGGTTTTTGATGGCCCTGAGCACATCTATCGGTACGACCTACCCGGTAGCGGGATCGTTTCGGGGTGGGCGCTGACTGCGGTAAGCGATCAGATCAAGACCATCGCTGGGGATCATTGGCCAGATATTGAGGTGGTGATCTCCGGGGAAGACCCCGCGGTAGAGATGCTGACGCGAACGCTACTGAACAAGGGACTGGCGGCCTATCCCGCGGAAGCGATCGCGCAGGCGGAAGCACCGGTAGAGATCACTCGGCCGACGAAAGGAAGAAATAGGACCAGAAGCTGGCGACCTTCCCTGTTTCATGCGGCTATTGCCGTGGTGATTATCAGCGTGATCGGAGTGAGTTGGTGGGGGTTGGAAGCGGAGTCGACCCCGCAGCAAAAGGCAACGAGTATGCCACAATCGCATGATGGCTTAGATAGCTCGCAGAAGTCTTTATCGGCAGTACCGGCGAAACCAGCGGAAAACCATGGCGCTGCTGGAGCTGCTGGGGCTGCTGGCAAAATTGTCGAGCATGATCGGATACGGGTTCAACTGCCGTCAGATTTCACCATGGCGCCTCGAGAAGACGGCAAATTGGTGGCGGTGGGGCGTGATCCGAACTTGCGGATCCTCATTGCGGTAGATCCGATCTATGGTGTGTCGCCGGAGGCGGTGCGACGTGAAGTGGAACTGATGGTTTCTCGGGATCCTGCCCTTTCTCCGTTGGCCAGCGAGAACTTGCGGGGTCAGACACAAACGATCGACTATCACGAAGACCCAGGAGATGGGTCGAACGTGCGCTGGGTCAGCTGGGTGGAGCAAGAACACCAGTTTTCCGTCGGTTGCCATTCTCGCTTCGAAATTACGGTGCCACACCGCGCGACCTGCCGAATGGCAGTGGATAGCGTTGGGCTCAAAAACTAA
- the eccCa gene encoding type VII secretion protein EccCa: MNPETYFSEFIQPRVSIGEREPAPPLPAGSIVCDKVPPMMRPQPLPLIRIIMPLVMVLMVGGMLALMLTSGDGQASPMMLMFPVMLVVSMMTMFGGGQTDDTDEIRRAYLRHLGAVREKALTAGKQQRAHELHKHPDPRHLWSVVGARRMWERAAVDPDALEVRIGVGTTALYTPVSVTDSGPPEDLDPVCAVTLRHTVRSVGAVAHMPVAVQLQAFRFVGLAGPFAMALGRSLVLQLAYHHGPETVGIKVIGDGCEWTKWLPHTRDPDSAAFRILVLSDVPTTGIEDYLDDPHWQCIIDIEARMHTELGMRALAEGLMLTAGEQLTVHTEGGLEDIGVPDLVDVGNALQCARAMSAYRRPDGAQSQRMDFLGLLGLPDLQAVPPEQLWSYRRGTRDRLRVPIGVNALGQPQMLDIKESAHGGVGPHGLCIGATGSGKSELLKTFVLALALTHSPEELNFVLVDFKGGATFLGLEDLPHTSAVITNLAEEASLVERMHDAISGEMNRRQELLRSAGNFANVTEYSAARASTNPELPPLPALVIVLDEFSELLGQHPDFADLFVAVGRLGRSLQMHLLLASQRLEEGRLRGLDSHLSYRIGLKTFSAAESRQVLGVTDAYQLPAQPGAGYIKSDHDDVTRFQGSYVSGALPVVAGGHIPSAKVELFRGWDALAPEAQTYYRDHDSHTVLSASVQLIVAAGRHSRMTAHQLWLPPLPDSVPLAGVADQVGLLQAAVGVIDRPFLQRQDPFILNFSGAGGHCALCGGPQTGKTTALRSVVLGLAATHSTEQVRFYVLDLSGTALAGLSAVPHVAGVAHKSEPEKVRRIVDEVLGLIAEPEERDTFLVVDGWQVVTSEFEDLADDFATIAAEGLAAKVHLLLATPRWTVVRPAIRDLIGTRIELRLGEPMDSLIDRKKQQKLPAAPGRGLTPEGEHMLMAHSTNQDVGHVVLASRSNGWQPVPKLKLLPTRIARAELAAVPGLNFAIGGRQLSTLAWDPTTSSNFLCVGSQGSGKSTLLSTLGAAICELDQAEARLVVVDTRRAHLAEFAPDMVAAYAATPSDITATIASTVTTLRDRLPGPEITPEQLKQRSWWQGPELYVLIDDADLLPDGALQPLKDLLPHARDIGLHVVLARKAGGINRAMFDPFMAALRDSSPSVLLMDADREEGKIFGIKPTPLPPGRGVWQVRGEVVGTCHVAVASEEEER; this comes from the coding sequence ATGAATCCGGAGACTTACTTTTCGGAGTTCATTCAACCTCGGGTGTCCATCGGGGAACGCGAGCCGGCCCCGCCGTTGCCAGCGGGGAGCATTGTGTGTGACAAAGTACCGCCGATGATGCGGCCGCAACCGCTGCCGCTCATCAGAATCATCATGCCCTTGGTGATGGTGCTCATGGTCGGCGGAATGCTTGCGCTGATGCTCACCAGCGGCGATGGTCAAGCCAGCCCGATGATGCTCATGTTTCCGGTTATGTTGGTGGTTTCGATGATGACCATGTTCGGTGGCGGGCAAACCGACGACACGGACGAAATCCGGCGGGCCTATCTACGCCACCTCGGGGCGGTGCGGGAAAAGGCCTTAACTGCAGGAAAACAACAGCGCGCCCATGAACTGCATAAACATCCCGATCCCCGGCATTTGTGGTCGGTGGTTGGGGCTCGTCGCATGTGGGAACGCGCAGCGGTGGACCCGGATGCGCTGGAGGTCCGCATCGGAGTAGGGACCACAGCGCTCTACACACCAGTCTCCGTGACGGATTCCGGGCCACCCGAAGACCTCGACCCGGTTTGTGCCGTGACATTGCGCCATACCGTGCGATCAGTCGGTGCGGTAGCGCACATGCCAGTGGCGGTGCAGCTTCAGGCCTTTCGGTTTGTGGGGCTCGCGGGTCCGTTCGCGATGGCCCTAGGCAGGAGTTTGGTTTTGCAGCTGGCGTACCACCATGGTCCGGAGACAGTGGGAATCAAAGTCATCGGAGATGGCTGCGAGTGGACAAAATGGCTGCCGCACACCCGCGACCCCGATAGCGCAGCTTTTCGCATCCTGGTGCTTTCGGACGTGCCGACCACCGGGATCGAAGACTACCTGGACGACCCGCACTGGCAATGCATCATCGACATCGAAGCCCGGATGCATACCGAGCTGGGGATGCGCGCGCTGGCCGAGGGGCTAATGCTCACCGCAGGCGAGCAGCTCACGGTCCACACAGAAGGAGGCTTGGAGGACATCGGCGTGCCCGACCTCGTGGATGTTGGAAATGCGCTGCAGTGCGCGCGGGCCATGAGCGCTTATCGACGCCCAGACGGCGCCCAATCCCAACGAATGGACTTCCTCGGGCTGCTTGGGCTTCCGGATTTGCAGGCAGTTCCGCCTGAACAGCTATGGTCTTATCGTCGAGGTACGCGGGATCGGCTGCGGGTGCCGATTGGCGTGAATGCGTTGGGCCAGCCCCAAATGCTGGACATCAAGGAGTCAGCGCATGGCGGCGTCGGCCCCCATGGTTTGTGTATCGGGGCTACCGGTTCTGGTAAGTCCGAGCTTCTAAAAACCTTTGTCTTGGCACTTGCGCTCACCCACTCGCCGGAGGAGCTTAATTTCGTACTGGTCGATTTCAAGGGTGGTGCGACGTTTTTGGGGTTGGAGGATCTGCCACACACCTCTGCGGTGATCACGAACCTGGCCGAGGAAGCATCCCTAGTGGAGCGCATGCATGATGCGATTAGTGGCGAGATGAATCGTCGCCAAGAATTGCTGCGCAGCGCAGGCAACTTTGCCAACGTGACGGAATACTCGGCGGCTCGTGCAAGTACGAATCCGGAGCTGCCACCGTTGCCCGCGTTGGTCATTGTGCTGGACGAATTTTCAGAACTGTTGGGTCAACACCCTGATTTTGCGGACTTGTTCGTGGCGGTTGGGCGCCTGGGGCGGTCTTTGCAGATGCACTTGTTGCTGGCCAGCCAAAGACTCGAAGAAGGCCGACTTCGGGGATTGGACTCGCACTTGTCCTATCGGATCGGTTTGAAGACGTTTTCGGCAGCGGAGTCGCGTCAGGTGCTGGGAGTAACGGATGCGTATCAACTGCCCGCTCAGCCCGGTGCCGGTTATATCAAGTCCGATCATGATGATGTGACGCGCTTTCAAGGCTCCTACGTTTCTGGCGCGCTCCCGGTAGTTGCAGGCGGGCACATTCCATCGGCGAAGGTGGAACTCTTTCGTGGTTGGGATGCTTTGGCGCCGGAAGCTCAAACGTACTACCGAGATCATGATAGCCACACCGTGTTGAGTGCGTCGGTTCAACTGATTGTCGCAGCTGGTCGGCATAGCCGGATGACTGCGCACCAACTGTGGTTGCCACCGCTGCCTGATTCAGTCCCGCTAGCTGGTGTTGCCGATCAAGTGGGGCTGTTGCAAGCGGCGGTGGGAGTTATTGACCGGCCATTTCTACAGCGCCAGGACCCTTTCATTTTGAATTTTTCCGGCGCTGGTGGACATTGCGCATTATGTGGTGGCCCGCAGACCGGGAAGACCACGGCGTTGCGGTCGGTGGTGTTGGGGCTGGCTGCGACCCACTCCACTGAGCAGGTGAGATTCTATGTTCTTGATCTTTCCGGAACTGCCTTAGCCGGACTTAGCGCAGTACCGCATGTCGCGGGTGTTGCTCATAAATCCGAGCCGGAAAAGGTGCGTCGGATCGTCGATGAAGTGCTCGGGTTAATTGCCGAGCCAGAGGAAAGAGATACCTTCCTCGTCGTCGATGGCTGGCAGGTGGTCACCTCCGAGTTCGAGGATCTCGCCGATGACTTCGCGACGATTGCCGCCGAAGGCCTTGCCGCCAAGGTCCACCTGTTGCTTGCAACACCACGATGGACGGTTGTGCGACCGGCGATCAGAGACCTCATCGGTACCCGCATTGAGTTGCGACTCGGCGAACCGATGGATTCGCTCATTGACCGAAAGAAGCAGCAAAAACTTCCCGCCGCGCCGGGCCGTGGATTAACCCCAGAAGGTGAACACATGCTCATGGCACACTCCACGAACCAGGACGTGGGGCATGTAGTTTTGGCTAGCCGCAGCAACGGTTGGCAGCCAGTGCCCAAGCTCAAGCTGCTCCCAACCCGGATCGCGCGTGCTGAACTCGCTGCCGTTCCAGGACTCAATTTCGCAATCGGAGGCAGGCAGCTATCAACCCTGGCCTGGGACCCAACTACCAGCAGCAATTTCCTGTGCGTGGGATCTCAGGGCAGCGGGAAATCCACCCTTTTGTCCACCCTTGGCGCAGCGATTTGCGAGCTGGATCAGGCCGAGGCCCGGCTAGTGGTCGTCGATACGCGCCGGGCCCACCTGGCCGAATTCGCGCCGGACATGGTCGCTGCCTACGCTGCTACCCCCAGCGACATCACCGCGACAATCGCGAGTACGGTGACTACGCTTCGTGACAGGCTACCCGGCCCGGAAATCACCCCGGAACAGCTCAAACAGCGGTCCTGGTGGCAGGGGCCAGAGCTCTACGTGCTTATCGACGACGCCGACTTGCTACCCGACGGCGCCTTGCAGCCTCTCAAAGATCTATTGCCTCACGCCCGGGATATTGGCTTGCATGTTGTGTTGGCACGGAAAGCCGGCGGAATTAACCGGGCAATGTTTGATCCGTTCATGGCGGCGCTGCGGGATAGTTCGCCGTCTGTGCTGCTCATGGATGCTGATCGGGAGGAAGGCAAGATCTTCGGCATCAAACCGACACCGCTGCCGCCGGGGCGCGGGGTGTGGCAAGTACGTGGCGAGGTGGTCGGTACCTGCCACGTTGCCGTCGCCAGCGAAGAAGAGGAGCGGTGA
- the eccD gene encoding type VII secretion integral membrane protein EccD, which translates to MPKSSHTLALTIRIDLSELGSPHVTSGSASPSTPVQSMQLSARPTEVLPSTDLSLPAYSTLAECLDDILDLIGAPTITLPWEFRTAAGRELDPCVPLTQLGIPPGSVVVLSPHRELPAPILKDAAESLLDIPATFNSTGLAASAFLISALGLGALAWTSRLPTLSSPLLLLLLSLTFCALCLWLKLLPPVIAGGLPDQASSSVIAVLAWAFCLVGTFALIVQHRPLHPGPQVAWAALAALTTAGILVVVCLLLADIPIVTGTILLTSTFVTTVSCLMLFAFHSFIAVAASIVVTSLLLLTWSAPLSIQLSGLTVPQLPSAGQDLKVSDHPIHDAASKAQRASTLLDALLFGLGLTAGSALVFLGSSGGGFSSAFCLTSTFCVLLHAVRHRSPRAMWGLWLWALAGLAGAVLSVWLRPASDIALSVVILSLFVGISAPLWAGRVRTLPATTISWLEKLETLAIAAALPIGVHLIGLFAWIRGLG; encoded by the coding sequence ATGCCAAAATCGTCACACACTTTAGCGCTCACTATTCGAATCGACCTCAGCGAACTCGGTTCACCTCATGTCACTTCTGGTTCGGCATCCCCCAGCACGCCCGTGCAATCAATGCAGCTATCAGCTCGCCCCACCGAGGTGTTGCCGTCTACTGATCTTTCCTTGCCCGCGTACTCAACACTCGCCGAGTGTTTGGACGACATTCTGGATCTCATCGGCGCTCCGACCATCACCCTCCCCTGGGAGTTTCGCACCGCCGCCGGTCGCGAGCTGGATCCGTGCGTTCCCCTCACACAACTGGGCATTCCTCCGGGCAGCGTTGTGGTCTTGTCCCCACATCGGGAACTGCCCGCCCCAATCTTGAAAGACGCCGCAGAATCTCTCCTCGATATCCCCGCTACTTTCAACTCCACGGGATTGGCAGCCTCCGCTTTCCTCATCTCTGCGCTCGGGCTCGGCGCTCTTGCGTGGACTTCACGGTTACCGACTCTCTCGTCTCCCCTCCTCCTCCTGCTGCTCTCCCTGACATTTTGCGCGCTGTGCCTTTGGTTGAAGTTGTTGCCACCGGTCATCGCCGGGGGACTTCCCGACCAAGCAAGCTCAAGTGTGATCGCAGTCCTCGCATGGGCCTTTTGCCTAGTCGGAACATTCGCCTTAATAGTGCAACATCGGCCACTCCATCCCGGCCCCCAAGTAGCCTGGGCCGCGCTAGCTGCCCTGACCACCGCCGGGATTTTGGTGGTCGTTTGCCTGCTACTTGCCGACATTCCCATCGTCACCGGAACCATCCTCTTGACGAGCACCTTCGTCACCACCGTCAGCTGCCTCATGCTCTTTGCATTCCACTCATTCATCGCCGTAGCCGCAAGCATCGTCGTAACGTCGTTACTGCTGCTGACTTGGTCAGCCCCACTGAGCATTCAACTTTCCGGCCTTACCGTGCCACAACTGCCCTCAGCCGGCCAGGACCTCAAAGTGTCCGACCATCCCATCCACGACGCCGCCAGCAAGGCACAACGCGCCAGTACGCTTCTCGACGCCCTCTTGTTCGGACTCGGCCTGACCGCGGGGAGTGCACTAGTTTTTCTAGGCAGTTCAGGTGGCGGTTTCAGCTCAGCTTTCTGCCTCACCAGTACCTTTTGCGTACTGTTACATGCGGTACGTCATCGCAGTCCGCGGGCGATGTGGGGATTATGGCTGTGGGCGTTAGCGGGTTTGGCAGGTGCAGTACTTTCCGTGTGGCTTCGACCTGCCAGTGACATCGCATTGTCAGTTGTGATCCTTTCGCTTTTTGTTGGCATCTCTGCTCCGTTGTGGGCAGGGCGAGTGCGTACCCTGCCCGCGACAACAATTAGTTGGTTGGAAAAACTAGAGACTCTCGCCATTGCTGCTGCCCTGCCAATTGGCGTCCACCTCATTGGCCTATTCGCCTGGATTCGGGGACTGGGCTGA
- a CDS encoding WXG100 family type VII secretion target, producing the protein MTQLFRTEADVMLATAGQVDNTNNEVQGELTRLRGIVDGVRDTWAGSAQVSFDNLMNRWNTSARELQEALNSISDNIRSNAKCQDRV; encoded by the coding sequence ATGACTCAACTTTTCCGCACAGAAGCCGACGTGATGCTGGCAACCGCCGGCCAAGTAGACAACACGAACAACGAAGTCCAGGGGGAACTGACTCGCCTGCGCGGCATTGTCGACGGCGTACGAGACACCTGGGCTGGTAGTGCCCAGGTTTCCTTCGACAACTTGATGAACCGCTGGAACACCTCCGCGCGTGAGCTTCAAGAAGCACTGAACTCGATCAGCGACAACATTCGCAGCAACGCTAAATGTCAAGACAGGGTGTAA